In the Acetobacterium sp. KB-1 genome, GTGACTTCCAAAAGTATATTCTGGGTACAAGCAGCCATATCAATATCGGCAAATTCCGGCATCATCATTTCTTTACGGTAAACTGGTACAATCGCCATGGCGGCATCCTTGATGCATCCACCATAGGGACTACAATCAGCCAGCGCCGCCATGGTTTCTTTCTTTTTAACCACATAAAACTCCCAGGGCTGTTGATTGGCAGCTGATGGGGCGGCCATCGCGGCTCTTAGAATCGCATCAATTTTTTCCCCTTCCACTTCTTTATTTTCATACTTTCTAACACTGGTTCGACTAAAAATTGCACTCATTTTTTTCCTCCAATAATTTTATAATTGTAATTTTGTGATTGCATATGTCTTACTTCTATTCATGTTATCATTTTACCAATGATTTTCAAAAATACAAGTATACACGTATTAGTCACTTACTACCCAAAATGATAGTAAGTATCCATTATAATTTAAAAGGAATCCCTAATGACCGAAAA is a window encoding:
- a CDS encoding nitroreductase family protein: MSAIFSRTSVRKYENKEVEGEKIDAILRAAMAAPSAANQQPWEFYVVKKKETMAALADCSPYGGCIKDAAMAIVPVYRKEMMMPEFADIDMAACTQNILLEVTELGLGAVWIGIAPLADRMENVRNVLKVPDHLTPYAIIPIGYPVAEADQKDRFDVTRVHFE